From Aedes albopictus strain Foshan chromosome 1, AalbF5, whole genome shotgun sequence, one genomic window encodes:
- the LOC134291954 gene encoding uncharacterized protein LOC134291954: protein MVTMEEYKELKKQEKQLVGIMNGIARFVNEFQKGKHEIQIDVRLETLEEAMKKFYSVRRKIELYFDDEDSASEVKIAENTRSEREKRKKSFEESLYNVQEQYFEVKAALIQLRPKKETPRATIENLADVDKFTYLRSSTTGEALQELNSVELTGDNYEVAWKMLEKKYENKKLIVKAHLDALFAVEPMRRENFVRLRGPLSHIISEFDKNLLMLNKIGEQTDNWSTILAYMVCSRLDQTTLRNWETRHNSKDVPKYDDLMQFLRDQCAVLQSIAPAKIHDVDKRPPPRFSTTHTSAQSQRRCLFCGDTYHLPFKCSKLQNMTVAQRAEQINKQRLCRNCFAAGHFAEGCSRGSCTRCGRKHHTMLHFDRPSSSSYAAKPPVPTSAPHPVPQAQTRPSAAPAAHQQQSQQNRTKPQSQTQTPSTQPATQTQPTSSYPVIRSQNTHPQPTTDPQPAISLEITESPHGFGTTTRQVLMSTAVVKVVDRFGNTALARTLLDSCSEFCYMTSSFSKKLKFQAKTNFLKVQGIGNSSSTSTKSVEANIEPRHSSISSFGELMQFHVLPKITQALPLKPVRMDLLEIPSEIVLADPTFGEPGPIDLIIGAEFYFDLLQTGRRKLSDSGPTLQETVFGWVVSGKIPEMASSLPTTASYVCSTADLQEMIAKFWDLETCHVNRTHSVEETACEEMFKQTTTRDEEGRFVVSLPKKEHMLERLGESRAIAMKRFIGLEKRFALNGELKESYKEFIHEYLLMGHMKEVDGEQAIGDPVYYMPHHAVLRPDSTTTKLRVVFDASCRTSSGISLNDALMVGLVVQNDLISTILRFRQHRIAVIADVAKMYRMVRVPEEDQHLQRILWRDTPEESVKTFELLTVTYGTASAPYLATRCLKKLGEDSGYTHPIAARVVQEDFYVDDMLSGADTVPKARQLMNEVIELTDTAGFTLRKWNSNSPELLSTLPKHLRDERSVLDLDSSSATVKTLGLRWDTQSDDFCFAFPEWRSNSSSITKRSVHSDAACFFDPLGLVGPVVVQAKIFIQRLWLLKCDWDDPLEESLQEMWMEYKQNMVALESLSIPRWLGVSNDCTEVQLHGFCDASEAAYGACLYLRCTASDGTVTVRLITSKSRVAPLESLQRKKKKMSIPRLELSSALLLSHLYEKYSQIHPNLPAYFWTDSMIVKCWLASLPSRWQIFVANRVSEIQHLTKDGHTFSIKHFGSKARSGWLKTNSFGQTQVIPPMQNLIRPCWKNDQHLHFQLLRFRHNSQKCNRPSRKTGPLTLEEQEQATIALVRLSQQECYPQELKELAKRGSVHDSSNIAALHPQLCDGVMRVGGRLSKASISSDRKHPYILHHKHPLATMIVRHFHYKLFHAGQQLLISAVRGRFWPVHIHSLARKVIHGCIPCFRSKPKVLDQLMADLPSARVNPAPPFMNVGVDYCGPFQVNYPNRRASPVKCYVAIFVCLVVKAVHLELVMDLTTQAFLAALSKRGGLEGVFQPAPPGKYACFVSRPTPEDHSDSSSTRSTGCDPVPSVDSSGTTEAHRRDQVSVYDRNSGDNGHATNLHVFYQNVGGMNGTVNEYLLASADHSYDIIALTETWLNDRTASSQVFDNEYTVFRCDRCSSNSNKTSGGGVLLAIRHKLEPRMVPNNSWLSVEQQINHVENANGRMLDLCFVSNADRAPVISEAAAPLVKLARHHPALHLVLEDRARYSFRQVAAAVYYDFKPRRGKPHLIMCDNATTFVGAKRELTELHRLFHDQKFQEILIKDQFRWHRVPIHPSPYAKLRRTLGGAGQVL, encoded by the exons ATGGTGACCATGGAGGAGTATAAGGAGCTGAAGAAGCAAGAAAAGCAGTTAGTCGGCATCATGAATGGCATCGCGCGCTTTGTGAATGAGTTCCAGAAGGGAAAGCACGAAATCCAAATCGATGTCCGCCTGGAGACCTTAGAGGAGGCTATGAAGAAGTTCTACAGCGTTCGGCGGAAAATTGAGCTGTATTTCGACGATGAAGATAGTGCTAGTGAAGTGAAAATAGCTGAAAACACCCGATCAGAGCGAGAAAAGCGGAAGAAGAGCTTCGAGGAGTCGCTGTACAACGTTCAGGAGCAATACTTCGAAGTGAAGGCCGCGTTGATTCAGCTGCGGCCAAAAAAGGAGACCCCACGAGCCACCATCGAAAAT CTGGCAGACGTCGACAAGTTTACCTACTTGCGGTCTTCGACCACCGGTGAAGCACTACAAGAGCTGAATTCGGTGGAGCTAACGGGCGACAACTACGAGGTGGCCTGGAAAATGTTGGAGAAGAAGTACGAGAACAAGAAGCTCATCGTGAAGGCCCACCTGGACGCATTGTTCGCCGTTGAGCCAATGCGCAGAGAGAActttgtgcggctccgtggtc CGCTAAGTCACATCATCAGTGAGTTCGACAAAAATCTGCTGATGTTGAACAAGATTGGGGAGCAGACGGACAACTGGTCGACGATATTGGCGTACATGGTGTGTTCTCGTCTCGATCAAACCACTCTCCGCAATTGGGAGACGCGCCACAACAGCAAAGACGTCCCAAAGTACGACGATCTGATGCAGTTTTTGAGGGATCAGTGCGCAGTGCTGCAGTCAATTGCTCCTGCGAAGATTCACGACGTCGACAAACGCCCTCCACCTCGGTTCTCGACGACGCACACGTCGGCCCAGTCGCAGCGGCGGTGCTTGTTTTGCGGAGACACGTATCATCTGCCGTTCAAGTGCAGTAAGCTGCAGAACATGACTGTTGCTCAGCGGGCGGAGCAAATCAACAAGCAGCGACTCTGCAGAAACTGCTTTGCGGCAGGACACTTCGCCGAAGGATGCTCCCGAGGTTCTTGCACCCGCTGCGGACGAAAACACCACACGATGCTTCATTTCGACAGGCCGTCGAGCAGCAGTTATGCAGCGAAGCCACCAGTTCCTACTAGTGCCCCTCACCCCGTTCCGCAAGCGCAAACCCGACCAAGTGCAGCTCCAGCAGCACACCAGCAACAGTCACAGCAAAACCGTACGAAACCACAAAGCCAGACACAAACACCATCTACTCAACCAGCCACACAGACACAACCGACATCATCATACCCGGTGATTCGCTCACAAAACACTCACCCACAACCCACCACTGACCCACAACCtgcaatttctctcgaaatcactGAATCACCACACGGCTTTGGCACGACAACTCGTCAAGTGTTGATGTCAACTGCTGTCGTGAAGGTGGTAGATCGTTTTGGCAACACCGCACTAGCCAGGACACTTCTGGATTCGTGCTCGGAGTTTTGCTACATGACCAGTAGCTTCTCCAAGAAGTTGAAGTTCCAGGCCAAGACGAATTTTCTGAAGGTGCAAGGTATCGGAAACAGCAGCTCAACCTCAACGAAATCTGTGGAGGCGAACATCGAACCAAGACACTCGTCAATCTCCTCGTTCGGTGAACTGATGCAGTTCCACGTTTTGCCGAAAATCACCCAAGCGTTGCCGCTCAAACCTGTGCGGATGGATTTGCTGGAGATCCCATCTGAAATCGTTTTAGCAGATCCCACGTTCGGAGAGCCTGGTCCGATAGACTTGATCATCGGGGCGGAGTTTTACTTCGATCTACTGCAGACTGGAAGAAGAAAGCTGAGCGACAGCGGACCAACGTTACAAGAAACAGTCTTTGGCTGGGTCGTGTCTGGAAAGATTCCGGAAATGGCAAGCTCGCTTCCCACAACAGCGAGCTACGTGTGTTCGACAGCAGACCTCCAGGAAATGATCGCTAAGTTCTGGGACTTGGAGACCTGTCATGTCAACCGGACCCATTCAGTGGAAGAAACAGCCTGTGAAGAAATGTTCAAGCAAACAACGACTCGGGACGAAGAAGGCCGGTTTGTGGTAAGCCTGCCAAAGAAGGAGCACATGCTGGAGCGGTTAGGAGAGTCCCGTGCAATAGCCATGAAGCGGTTCATCGGCTTGGAGAAGCGGTTCGCCCTGAACGGCGAACTTAAGGAGTCCTACAAAGAGTTTATCCATGAATATCTCCTGATGGGCCACATGAAAGAAGTCGACGGAGAGCAAGCCATTGGAGATCCGGTGTACTACATGCCGCATCACGCGGTGTTGCGACCGGACAGCACAACAACAAAGTTGAGAGTCGTTTTTGACGCGTCGTGTCGGACTTCTAGCGGCATCTCGCTCAACGACGCTTTGATGGTGGGACTGGTCGTTCAGAACGATCTGATATCCACAAttctccgatttcgtcaacaccgGATCGCCGTCATCGCCGATGTAGCCAAAATGTATCGGATGGTCCGGGTTCCAGAGGAAGATCAACATCTACAGCGCATCCTTTGGAGAGACACGCCGGAGGAATCGGTGAAGACGTTTGAACTGCTGACGGTCACGTACGGCACTGCGAGTGCTCCGTATCTGGCCACAAGGTGCCTGAAGAAGCTGGGAGAAGACAGTGGATATACGCATCCGATTGCAGCTCGGGTTGTCCAAGAGGACTTTTACGTCGACGATATGTTGTCAGGAGCGGACACCGTCCCCAAAGCACGGCAGCTGATGAACGAAGTCATCGAGCTGACTGACACGGCTGGTTTCACCCTGCGAAAGTGGAACTCAAACTCACCGGAGCTGCTTTCGACCTTGCCCAAGCATCTACGAGACGAGCGGTCAGTCCTGGATCTAGACTCCTCAAGCGCAACGGTTAAGACTCTGGGGCTGCGATGGGACACCCAGTCCGACGATTTCTGCTTCGCTTTCCCCGAGTGGAGATCCAATTCCTCCTCCATCACGAAGCGCAGTGTTCACTCCGACGCTGCTTGTTTCTTTGATCCACTGGGCCTGGTTGGGCCAGTTGTAGTCCAAGCGAAAATCTTCATCCAGCGGCTGTGGCTGCTAAAATGCGACTGGGATGATCCTCTCGAAGAGTCTCTGCAGGAAATGTGGATGGAATACAAGCAGAACATGGTCGCATTGGAGTCCCTATCGATTCCTCGCTGGCTCGGCGTCAGCAACGACTGCACAGAAGTGCAGCTACACGGGTTCTGCGATGCATCGGAAGCTGCGTACGGCGCGTGCCTTTACTTACGTTGTACTGCGTCGGATGGCACTGTCACTGTCCGGTTGATCACCTCCAAATCACGAGTGGCACCTTTGGAAAGCCTCCagaggaaaaagaagaagatgagtaTCCCCCGCCTCGAGCTGTCCTCGGCACTTTTGCTGAGTCACCTGTACGAGAAGTACAGCCAGATCCACCCGAACCTTCCAGCGTACTTCTGGACAGACTCGATGATTGTCAAGTGCTGGCTGGCTTCGCTACCCTCACGGTGGCAAATATTCGTAGCAAACCGCGTGTCGGAGATCCAGCATCTCACCAAGGATGGA CACACCTTCAGTATCAAACACTTTGGTTCGAAGGCCCGCAGTGGTTGGCTCAAGACCAACAGTTTTGGCCAGACGCAGGTTATCCCCCCAATGCAGAATTTGATTCGGCCATGCTGGAAGAACGACCAACACCTGCATTTCCAGCTGCTTCGATTTCGGCACAACTCGCAAAAATGCAATCGGCCGTCCAGGAAAACTGGTCCCCTGACGCTCGAGGAACAGGAACAGGCAACTATCGCTCTAGTTCGCTTGTCCCAGCAGGAATGCTACCCACAAGAGCTAAAAGAGCTGGCCAAAAGAGGATCGGTTCACGACTCGTCCAATATCGCTGCGCTGCATCCACAACTTTGTGACGGCGTGATGCGCGTCGGCGGCCGGCTCTCTAAGGCATCGATATCGTCCGATCGCAAGCATCCCTATATTCTACACCACAAGCACCCTCTCGCAACGATGATTGTACGGCACTTCCACTACAAGCTCTTTCACGCCGGTCAGCAGCTGCTGATTTCGGCGGTCCGCGGAAGGTTCTGGCCAGTTCACATCCACAGTTTGGCCAGGAAGGTGATTCACGGATGCATCCCGTGCTTTCGCAGCAAGCCCAAAGTTTTGGACCAGTTGATGGCTGATCTCCCGTCAGCGAGAGTCAACCCTGCACCACCGTTCATGAACGTCGGCGTGGACTACTGCGGTCCATTCCAAGTCAACTACCCCAATCGTCGAGCGAGTCCAGTGAAGTGCTACGTAGCGATTTTTGTCTGCCTAGTAGTGAAGGCCGTCCATCTGGAGCTGGTGATGGACCTAACCACCCAAGCGTTCCTAGCAGCGCTAAGCAAGCGCGGCGGTTTGGAAGGGGTCTTCCAGCCTGCACCTCCAGGCAAGTATGCGTGTTTTGTCAGTCGACCTACCCCTGAAGACCATTCCGATTCTAGCTCAACACGATCTACCGGCTGCGATCCCGTGCCATCTGTCGACTCGTCCGGCACCACTGAAGCTCATCGTCGTGATCAAGTTTCAGTTTATGATCGGAATAGTGGTGATAACGGGCATGCCACAAACTTGCATGTTTTCTACCAAAATGTGGGTGGAATGAACGGTACTGTTAACGAATATTTGTTGGCCAGTGCTGATCATAGTTACGATATTATCGCTCTTACTGAAACGTGGCTGAACGACAGAACCGCATCATCGCAGGTTTTCGATAACGAGTACACCGTTTTCCGCTGCGACCGCTGTTCATCCAACAGTAACAAAACCTCTGGCGGTGGAGTTCTTCTTGCAATTCGCCATAAATTGGAGCCGCGCATGGTCCCGAATAACTCGTGGTTAAGTGTCGAACAA CAAATCAACCACGTCGAGAACGCCAACGGAAGGATGTTAGACCTTTGTTTCGTTAGCAACGCCGATCGTGCTCCTGTGATCTCTGAGGCTGCTGCTCCGCTCGTCAAACTCGCTCGTCACCACCCTGCTCTCCACCTAGTTCTCGAAGACCGGGCGAGGTACAGTTTCCGTCAAGTTGCCGCTGCAGTGTACTACGATTTCAAAC